A stretch of the Phyllopteryx taeniolatus isolate TA_2022b chromosome 5, UOR_Ptae_1.2, whole genome shotgun sequence genome encodes the following:
- the kti12 gene encoding protein KTI12 homolog has protein sequence MPLIVMCGYPCSGKTRRAEELKVHFEQNTDRKVHVVGDSPLSAEKNVVYADSQKEKQVRAALKAEVERNVNKDDIVILDSLNYIKGYRYELFCLIKHAQTPHCLVYCLTSGDVSSEWNTSRDPEEQYTQEILDALVLRFEAPDSRNRWDSPLFNILQDDTLPFEAITDALFKRKAPPPNQSTQSQPLSSANFLYELDKITQDVLMAIFNAQKTSIPGDRISVPGATEKIELSRSVNMAELRKFRRQFISYSKMHPTENTGQISNMFVQYVNKSLH, from the exons ATGCCTTTAATAGTTATGTGTGGTTATCCATGCAGTGGTAAAACTCGGAGGGCAGAGGAATTAAAAGTGCATTTCGAACAAAACACCGACAGAAAGGTTCACGTTGTTGGAGACTCGCCACTGTCCGCTGAGAAGAACGTCGTGTATGCAG ATTCCCAAAAGGAAAAACAGGTCAGAGCTGCACTGAAAGCTGAAGTTGAAAG GAATGTCAATAAGGATGACATTGTTATATTGGATTCGTTAAACTACATTAAAG GCTACCGCTATGAGCTTTTCTGTCTCATAAAACATGCACAGACACCACACTGCCTG GTATATTGTTTGACATCAGGTGATGTGAGCTCAGAGTGGAACACCAGCAGAGATCCAGAGGAGCAGTACACACAGGAAAT CTTGGATGCATTAGTTCTGCGGTTCGAAGCACCAGACTCCAGAAACCGGTGGGACAGTCCACTTTTCAACATCCTCCAAGATGATACACTTCCATTTGAAGCCATCACTGACGCGCTCTTCAAAAGAAAAGCACCGCCACCCAACCAGTCCACTCAAAGT CAACCACtctcatctgcaaacttctTGTACGAGTTAGACAAGATCACACAGGATGTGTTAATG GCCATTTTTAATGCACAGAAGACAAGTATTCCTGGAGATCGCATTTCAGTTCCAGGAGCAACCGAGAAA ATCGAGCTGAGCAGGAGCGTCAACATGGCCGAGCTGCGCAAATTCCGGCGCCAGTTCATCAGCTACAGCAAGATGCACCCGACGGAGAACACGGGTCAGATTTCCAAcatgtttgtacagtatgttaataaAAGTCTTCATTGA
- the ch25hl1.1 gene encoding cholesterol 25-hydroxylase-like protein 1, member 1 translates to MLNVSEVPLRPLTFSRSDHLLQPVWNHLLGHHQHLISSPLFPVLLAFSSYVVFSVPFAAMDLLGEKVPLFYKYKIQPVKRPTLGMMARSFRMALFNHIFFVLPSVVVSMFVLPLPAMPQEAPALGRVFVDGLALLLVFDTQYYIWHVIHHKHVQLYRCIHAIHHEYAAPFSWSTEQLSIPELMTVGFWSNQDPILLKCHPLTTWCVMVLSIWMSVEDHIGYDLPWGLNRLVPFGLLGGAPAHDMHHQRPNSNYAPFFSHWDRIFGTAVPLRKKTDMM, encoded by the coding sequence ATGTTGAATGTCAGCGAGGTGCCTCTGCGTCCTCTCACCTTTAGCCGTTCCGATCATCTCCTGCAGCCTGTCTGGAACCATCTGCTTGGCCACCACCAGCATCTCATCTCGTCTCCTTTATTCCCGGTCCTCCTCGCCTTTTCCAGCTACGTCGTCTTCAGCGTGCCTTTCGCAGCCATGGACCTGCTGGGAGAAAAGGTGCCTTTGTTCTATAAGTACAAGATCCAGCCGGTAAAGCGACCTACGCTGGGAATGATGGCAAGGAGCTTCCGGATGGCTCTCTTTAACCACATTTTCTTTGTCCTGCCGAGTGTGGTGGTCAGCATGTTTGTCTTACCTCTGCCAGCGATGCCTCAGGAAGCACCTGCGCTCGGCAGGGTCTTCGTCGACGGCCTGGCCCTTCTTCTCGTCTTTGACACTCAGTACTACATCTGGCACGTCATACACCACAAGCACGTGCAGCTGTACCGCTGCATCCACGCCATCCACCACGAATACGCCGCTCCCTTCTCCTGGTCCACCGAGCAGCTCAGCATTCCAGAACTAATGACGGTGGGATTCTGGAGCAACCAGGACCCCATTCTGCTCAAGTGCCACCCGCTGACCACCTGGTGCGTCATGGTGCTTAGTATCTGGATGTCTGTGGAGGACCACATTGGCTATGACCTACCGTGGGGCCTCAATCGCCTGGTGCCCTTCGGCCTGTTGGGGGGAGCGCCCGCTCATGACATGCACCATCAGAGGCCCAACAGCAACTATGCTCCCTTTTTTAGCCACTGGGACAGAATCTTCGGGACAGCTGTCCCACTCAGGAAAAAAACTGATATGATGTGA